Below is a window of Quercus robur chromosome 6, dhQueRobu3.1, whole genome shotgun sequence DNA.
ATCCGAGATGTCATATCTAATTGGCCTTGGTGGACAAGCACGAGACCCTTTATCGAGGTTGGGTCTTTAACTTGCTTATTGAGCTCAGggtctttctctttttggtaGGGGTTGGGCCTGCTTCCTCAGAAGGCCCAAATAATTTAATGTGGAAACCACTCccttacaataaatatatatatatatatatatatagagagagagagagagagagagagagagagagagtaatttaAGGAGATTAATTTACTctagaattaataaatatttaagcAATAAACTTTTCATAAGTCATATAGTAAATGAGAATCATTATAAGGTGTCAATTATTTATGATGTGTACAAATCACTATTTGTCATCTAGCATTGTAGGTTTGTATCACTCTTAAAGATTACACTTGTCATTGTTATATGCATTGACAAAGGAATACATGTCATCACTTTTTGCATCTATCAGTTATGGGATCCAACTTTTATAATAGATGtaatagatagatagataaataaattgataGTATATTGTATTGTATTAGATTATATGTTGTGGGTTCCATCTAATAAAGTTTATTATCATCGATACGGATCCAATGCCCGCCTACACTGAAAACTCAATTGGTGACTTAATgtgatgataaagagtaattATCATGAAGCGAATGTCATATGTTTGAAATACTATCCATTTATACACggatatacacttagattaggctagaatagaaattctatcttatataaaaaaaaaaaagaaaaagaaaaaaagaaatactatctatttatataataataataataataatgaaatgtTTATACACGGATTTAAACAGTagataaaaattattacaaattaacATTGTATAAAGTATccatcataaaaaatttcaatttttttttgaaacgaTAATTTTACTACTTAAAGTATAtgcattataaataatattagttTGTAAGTTGTAAAATCAATTTGTATAAAGATTGTTCATGGGCTGCTAGAAGATCAAGTATTCGAAGATTAGAGAAGGATGGAGAAAAGGAGGTGGTGTGGCAACTAGCAACCACCCATAGGAATGCAGTTGCAAGTACTTGTGATGGTGGAGCTTAAGAAGATGTTCATTCGATCCATGTATAGGTAgatactagtcgctaactcatgctatgcacgggaacctaTCTATTTGTGagatagactaaaataattttataaaaaatttaaaactacaccattgcatgatttgttcttgtatgacttcaatttgtgttacaatttgatgaagaagtaattgcttgaacgtgcaatggcctacaaaaaatttgtcaaatagtttcagatattgtaaaaaaagaattcaaaatttcagatattaaaatttttgaaaaaccaaaaaatattaaagaatcagatgATTTACTGCTTaggaattattgaaacaaaacaaaatatgtatgactaaacaatagagaaatataagagaaagatgggttacattcgaaagaataatatcaattattgcaagcttttttattttataaaaaatatctaaaaagagtttggtggttcatgtacggaaattactttttaaaaaatacatgaaaaccataaaataattttttttaacaaagtagatgagaagaaaataacataagaagagCTCATACATCTTATTGGAGTTTGCTTTGCTTTTATTGGAGTTTGCTTtacttttatagtgttcatgattaacctcgCAAATTTGGAAATGAATTAccaatgtttgagtttgagtttaaattgaacttgttagagagatagagtttcactccttgttaagtttggattcaaaataaaataaatttgtttaaaaaaatgataatgatgagtttgagtttgagttggaTTTGTTAGAGAAATAGAGTTTTACTTCTTGTTAAATttagactaaacaaaaataattttatttaaataaaatgataattttatttaaatattgtgctgacgtggaaaattgtgagagttttagaggtttcggttatatatatatatatatatatatatatgagatgagttcaagttacacctggtgtaactccataaaagttacacattttttgtACCGTAGATTTCTAATAGATCTAATGGttgaaaaaatagcattaaatgattattttgtttctcttccTTATTTATGACAAATTAattctatcctttttttttctctctttcttatccaatataaaaagaaattctcttcttctctctctcacggtCTCacctattttctctctcttgcttacccaataaaaaacaaaattttctgcTTTCTTTCACTGTGATCTGAGTAGAGgaagaaaagataaaacaaaatgatttttttatgaagTTTACTTGTACGATATTTGCTCCACCCAAAACACCGGCTCGTACAATATACTGCAACAGTTTCTAAAACAGGCATTAGTCTATCTAATTCTTCTTCAACGGATATCCTAGAGGCCATTGGCCGTGTAGATTGAGCACCAATATCGATCATATCAGCCCCTTCAGAAATCATCAAGCGGGCCTGAGTAACTACAGCCTCCACAGAGACAAACTTTCCTCCATCACTAAAACTATCTGGGGTCACATTAAGGATACCCATGAAAGAGGTTCTTTGTGACCAGTCCCATAAACCacttttaattggattctcaaagAACACTGAACATAATTTGGACATCCTTATGGGATTACCAAACATTCGTGCTGAGATTGCAAGAAAAAGTTTCGGTGTCTCTCATGCTCCCATGCTGATTGGACCCTCCAGAAAGAAATTTTTAGGTCAATTTGCTCTTGAATTGCTACAGATGAGACAGATTCTGCCACTATTGCTTGTGTCACTGCCGGTGTTTTGGGTGGAGCAAATATTGTACGTGATTTGAGTTATGTTTTGTATGAGGCTTTGTTTTGTCTCTGTGGCTGTCACCTCTACCCATAAagttttctatcattttttttaaagagagtatGTGAATTAGGAAATTAGGAAAACTGAAACCCCAAAACCATTTGAAACACAAATCAAGTctaacaaagaagaaaaaatgttgtctaacaacaaaaattttaggaagaaagggacaccattaaacaaaatccAATGAGATCTATGGAAAGTAATAAATGAGGATAGagaaaaactattattaattaGGTAAATAAGGTGTAAAGAAATAATcatttaatactatttttctGGCCATTGGATCTATTAGAAATCTACGGTACAAAAAAGGTGTAACTTTaacccatctatatatatatatatatatattatatatatatatagatgggtaattataatttatccacctgtggtttgcctcaaatttaacttacccacttgtggtttcgtttttgacactttacctacccgtggttcatTTCGTATATAATTTGTAACCCACCTCTAATTATTTCGTTACTCTTAACACGTTTcatcaaaaaatcaaacaagaaatCAGATCAAAGacttctctctcacacactctcTCACGCTTGCTCACCCATTCTAAACCCTTGATTTTACATTGCTACCCACCTGATTTTTAGATCGAAAAATCTACTGGGTTTTGTTTGTGCAAGGACACCGAGAAAGGAGACCCATAGATTCTAGAAGAAGGGTTGAGCAGTGAAGATACTAGAGCCTACGGTAATTTGTAGTGATCTTTCTATcactttttttgtgtgtgttacCATGTGAAGTATTTGCCAATATGAAGCAAGTTCTATTTCTGCAGAGTCTATTCATGAATATCATATTGGAGTTTTTAAAAGTAGTTTTTGTATTAATCATAGGTAAAATGATAAGTAAATTTCACATAATATGGAGCAATTGTTACATTGCTTGAGCTATGAACCCCACCCtgaatttgcttgtacaatACCCTCCACAAATGACAAACTTATAAATATATGCACTAATGTTGTCCATGTGGGACTCTGGTGACGCGTTGCTCGTCAGATTTCATAGGCATTTAACAACTTGTTTGAATTTGGAACTATGATACTAAAagcaatttaaaattattttgtaaccttttttttttttttttttttttcattctaaatTTAGGGACACCTGCTGCAAGGATGAATCGGTGGGTCTCTTTCCTCGGTGTCCTTgcacaaacaaaacccaatcgATTTCTCGATCTAAAAAACAGGTGAGTAGCAATGTAGAATCAAGGGTTTAGAATGGGTGAGCAAGTGTGAGAGTGTGTGTGGGGGAGGAGTGTTTGATCtgatttcttatttgattttttgatgaAACATGTTAGAGTAACAGAATAATTAGAAGTGGGTTTTGGAGCATAGACGGAATAAATCATGGATGGGTAGTGTAAAAAATGAAACCATATGTAGGTAAGTTAAATTTGAGGCAAATTACAGGTGAGTAAGTTGTAATtaccccatatatatatatatatatattaatgtgaaattattgtgtataGCACTTCCTATTACttattaagtaaaatattaatatgGCATGTTAAGACATAATTCTTAAAAGAATTTAAACTTGGTGTATTAAAAATGTGATGTGATAAAATATAATCAATAAATCTAGACTCTaaaatcactcaaaaaaaattattttgttaacgTGATaagttataaataataaatgataaaataattattaaaggCGATACAAATGACAGCTAATAAAAAcctattatttatattattatgtcaataaaatcaatgaaaaatttattgctTCTAAAAAATAGCGAGTACTtcccattaaaaattaaaataatatggtaaaataaaaacaccgAGTTACAAAACCTAACTACAACGGAACAGAATGCCTCCCATCTCCCAAGGCAGAACCTAACAGCGCTTCCCATCTCCCAAGCCAGAGCTTACTCTAGAAAAGTTTCATAAAGATCGATCTACAAATATCTGGTAGAGCGGCCatggaaatcaaagaagaagaagaagaaaaaagttggTGTTTGCTTCCTGATTTGGTGGTATGGATGATCAAAGATAGGTTAGGTTTTGTTGATAATACGCAGATGGCATGTGTTTGCCGCAATTGGTGGCGAGCGTCTACTGTCTATCCAAATCAGCCAGCGGCTCCAACGGCTTATATTATGTATCCGCCGGAACCAGACAACGACGATGAACTCAGTTGCCGCGAGTTCATATGCGTCTCGACTCCGACTCCAACAACAATGACAAACGAAAATTGTGAAAAGCTCACCACCGAATTTGTTGGAGCTGAACTTGTTTTCTCAAAACGCAAGTGGCTTCTCATGAAACGAAAAAACTCCTTTTTCTTGATTCACCTTTTCACAAAGGTTAGAATTAACCTACCCGATGTGGGTTCGTTTGGAGATTTTGTGGGTTCGTTTACCTTTCTTGATCAACAGGAACACCAACCTCATCGTGTGTTTCTTTATACAAATCAGCATCACAAAGTGTGGCTTAGAATAGCCCATATTCCTGGTGATAAAAAATGGACAGAGTATAATTTTGTGGATCATAGGATTAAATCTAGAAGCGCTAAAAGTGTACTAGCTATTGGACAAAAAGTGTTTTGCTTTGATTTCACAGGAAGATTGATCATCTACGACATGGTCAGAAATATGTGGAAAATGGTGGATCAACCGGAACATTGGCACGTTAGATGCTATATGGTGGAGCATCAAGGGGAAATCTTCAGATTTTCTTCCAGAAGTGATCGTCTCAAACAATCTCGTCCCAACTTTGATTGCACTTTTAGGTACAATGACGATTCCACTGCGTGGGAGAGGCTAAGCTACAACGATGTCAAGGACATGGACACTAGTTGGTTCTTGTCGAAGTTTCAAGGCTGCTTTTCTGCCAAAGGACAAGGTTTCAATGTTTACTATTTCACCAAACGAACTTTTGATGATAAGTTGCAATATGCAATGATGATACATACAACTTCACGTCTTTGTGTTTCCCCTTATTATTTCCGTAGATCACCCTGTTGGGCTAGACTACCCGGTTGGgttaatttaaattgaatagCAGCATGACTATGATTGTTTTTGGATTTGTTTATGTTGTTTTGCTTTCCATCCTTAGAACGTTCATTCCAAATGTATGAAAATTGCTATATTGTCATTTTAGCatcaaaaccacaaaaaaaagctccaaagttaatatatatatatatatatatacatattaatgTGTTGgtagttgtggttgttgtttattgtattggatatattattttattgtgttatttatattattttaatgtgttaaatgataaaataaaacctttgaTATTGGGTGTTagataaagtagtgttttgagttgctaaaaactatattttttagcaaattgttgtgaatgctcttagacttttttttttttggaaatgctTAGACCCATTTTATTTCCATAGAGCACCCGATTGGGCTAATTTAAATTGAATAGTCATATGATTGTTAtccctgatttttttttttttttttgggagcaaaAACAATagtaaactttattaaaaatcaagttgtatgatggggaagaaaaaaaatgggcaTTCTTCTAACCAAATAATGtcctttcttcctcttttgtAGCACTAGCCAAAACTAAGG
It encodes the following:
- the LOC126690298 gene encoding F-box protein At3g56470-like encodes the protein MEIKEEEEEKSWCLLPDLVVWMIKDRLGFVDNTQMACVCRNWWRASTVYPNQPAAPTAYIMYPPEPDNDDELSCREFICVSTPTPTTMTNENCEKLTTEFVGAELVFSKRKWLLMKRKNSFFLIHLFTKVRINLPDVGSFGDFVGSFTFLDQQEHQPHRVFLYTNQHHKVWLRIAHIPGDKKWTEYNFVDHRIKSRSAKSVLAIGQKVFCFDFTGRLIIYDMVRNMWKMVDQPEHWHVRCYMVEHQGEIFRFSSRSDRLKQSRPNFDCTFRYNDDSTAWERLSYNDVKDMDTSWFLSKFQGCFSAKGQGFNVYYFTKRTFDDKLQYAMMIHTTSRLCVSPYYFRRSPCWARLPGWVNLN